A single Defluviitalea saccharophila DNA region contains:
- a CDS encoding IS256 family transposase: MSAIPKEVLKEIIKENHFENVGEIYSYLKDAFKDLIQEMLEAELDVSLGYSKNDSANKNTDNVRNGHTKKTIKSQFGTFELDIPKDRKGEHVPQIVPKYKRDISGIEEKVISLYARGMTTRDIHDQIKDLYGIEVSADMVSKITERIVPEIKEWQNRPLESIYPFVFMDAIHYKIREDGHILNRAAYVVLGVNIEGNKDILGIWIGENESSKFWLGVLNELKNRGVEDILMFCVDGLTGLKEAIQAAYPKSEIQRCIIHQLRNSFKYVSYKDLKAFSKDFKEVYRAVNEEVALEELYKLKDKWGEQYPYAIRSWENNWDVLSPFFKYPAEVRKIIYTTNIIEGVHRQFRKVTKAKSVFPSDSSLEKMLYLAAMNVMKKWTMRYRNWDQVLSQLAIMYEGRIDKYLL, translated from the coding sequence ATGAGTGCTATTCCTAAAGAAGTTTTGAAGGAAATTATTAAAGAGAATCATTTTGAAAATGTCGGTGAAATTTATTCTTATCTTAAGGATGCATTTAAGGATTTAATTCAAGAAATGTTGGAGGCTGAGCTGGATGTGTCTCTTGGTTATTCTAAAAATGATTCTGCCAATAAAAATACGGACAATGTTCGCAATGGACATACCAAGAAAACTATAAAAAGTCAGTTTGGTACTTTTGAATTAGATATTCCAAAAGATCGTAAAGGAGAACATGTACCTCAAATCGTCCCTAAGTACAAAAGAGACATTTCAGGCATTGAGGAAAAGGTTATATCCCTCTATGCCAGAGGTATGACAACAAGAGATATTCATGATCAAATAAAGGATTTATACGGTATTGAAGTATCTGCTGATATGGTGAGTAAAATAACAGAACGAATAGTTCCTGAAATTAAAGAATGGCAGAACAGACCTTTAGAATCGATTTACCCCTTTGTATTTATGGATGCCATACATTATAAAATAAGAGAAGATGGACATATCCTTAATCGAGCAGCTTATGTCGTACTGGGAGTAAATATAGAAGGAAATAAAGATATCCTGGGCATATGGATTGGAGAAAATGAATCTTCAAAATTCTGGCTTGGAGTATTAAATGAATTAAAAAATAGAGGCGTAGAAGATATTCTTATGTTTTGCGTAGACGGACTAACCGGTCTAAAGGAAGCTATTCAAGCTGCCTATCCAAAGTCAGAAATTCAAAGATGTATTATCCATCAGTTAAGGAATTCATTTAAATATGTTTCGTATAAGGACTTAAAAGCTTTCTCAAAAGATTTTAAAGAAGTATATAGAGCTGTTAATGAAGAAGTTGCTCTGGAAGAATTGTACAAATTAAAAGACAAATGGGGAGAACAGTATCCCTATGCTATTCGTAGCTGGGAAAACAACTGGGATGTACTAAGTCCATTCTTTAAATATCCTGCGGAAGTACGAAAAATAATCTATACTACAAATATTATAGAAGGGGTACACCGCCAGTTTAGAAAAGTAACAAAAGCAAAATCAGTATTTCCTTCTGACTCGTCTCTGGAAAAAATGCTTTATTTAGCGGCTATGAATGTAATGAAAAAATGGACAATGAGGTATAGAAACTGGGATCAGGTACTGAGTCAATTAGCCATCATGTATGAAGGTCGAATAGATAAATACCTTCTATAG
- a CDS encoding helix-turn-helix transcriptional regulator — protein MSIIDEKDIEEFTKNLKYLRQSAGWTQEELAKKVGVTRQTITAIENNNKTPSRTLFLAIVGIFLFASSFNPIIKSVSEAINIDKIFQKVLKK, from the coding sequence ATGAGCATAATTGATGAAAAAGATATAGAAGAATTTACTAAAAACTTAAAGTATTTAAGGCAATCAGCAGGATGGACACAAGAAGAGTTGGCTAAGAAAGTCGGAGTAACAAGACAAACAATAACTGCTATCGAGAACAATAATAAGACTCCTTCCAGAACATTATTCTTAGCCATTGTAGGTATATTTCTATTTGCTTCTTCCTTCAATCCTATAATAAAGAGTGTATCAGAAGCAATAAATATAGATAAAATATTTCAAAAGGTTCTTAAAAAATAA
- a CDS encoding DUF6438 domain-containing protein, which yields MFDYIRLERTMCYGTCPVYNVTVDKEGNVKYEGEMYVYRSGKHQWKISNKKVKQLSDLIETFEFKSFVYKPDNGFITDQPSCITTVKYCDGDSREIDHYYGDILLDDSLTNFEKQLERIIGTKKYVNPRLYIYEVTEKISEPSSRYLVVSDSEKEAIKLVNKECTIENVLEWKVNKIGIATDDYCGPVILMKGI from the coding sequence ATGTTTGATTATATAAGATTAGAAAGAACAATGTGCTATGGTACTTGCCCTGTTTATAATGTAACCGTAGATAAAGAGGGTAATGTTAAATATGAAGGAGAAATGTATGTATACAGAAGTGGGAAGCATCAGTGGAAAATTTCCAATAAAAAGGTAAAACAGTTAAGTGATTTAATTGAAACCTTTGAATTTAAATCTTTTGTTTATAAGCCAGACAATGGATTTATTACAGATCAGCCTTCTTGTATCACCACAGTAAAATATTGTGATGGTGATTCTAGAGAAATTGATCATTACTATGGTGATATTTTACTAGATGATAGCCTAACAAATTTTGAAAAGCAGTTAGAGAGAATAATTGGTACTAAAAAGTATGTAAATCCTAGACTGTATATATATGAAGTAACTGAAAAGATTTCAGAACCATCATCTAGATATTTAGTTGTTTCCGATTCGGAGAAAGAAGCAATAAAATTAGTAAATAAAGAATGTACTATAGAGAATGTATTAGAATGGAAAGTAAATAAGATAGGTATTGCTACTGATGATTATTGTGGACCTGTAATACTTATGAAAGGTATTTAA
- a CDS encoding ATP-binding protein: MRTISIEVEIKNLIKLKSEGEYWDFKQVWHKDNERLLHDILCFANTVHGRDCYLIIGVSDTGEIVGVSGESRRRQVEILDLLSNTVFAGDNIPEIRLDTIEIEGKEIDVLTIFNSYTVPYYLKTKCKKHNNIREGYIYTRVGDRNTPINQNASVQQIEMLWKKRFGLTQPPLVQIVNRLENKLEWVQNEGTYYNIYKPQFKLETEYDEDDRNKGEFYVYSQTNSRFMYKSLKIVCSGTVLKEFQLVVLDSGRYETPVPKLGFVGHDEWKYRHKYTYKYFLKDSIEYKIQQFLFDRENGEEVHAKTRFDEVVLYYENEEEKSAFEFYVENKQSLIESYLIEANDRFYEIDSNNEMEVKECKHRLSTGIALNRALQEFRTLYK, encoded by the coding sequence ATGAGGACAATAAGTATAGAGGTAGAAATAAAAAACTTAATAAAACTGAAATCAGAAGGAGAATATTGGGATTTTAAACAAGTATGGCATAAAGATAATGAAAGATTATTGCATGACATTCTGTGTTTTGCAAATACGGTGCATGGTAGAGATTGTTATTTAATAATTGGAGTTTCTGATACTGGTGAAATAGTTGGAGTAAGTGGAGAAAGCAGAAGAAGGCAAGTCGAGATACTTGATTTGCTATCAAATACAGTTTTTGCAGGTGATAATATACCAGAAATTCGATTAGATACAATAGAAATTGAGGGAAAAGAAATCGATGTATTAACTATATTCAACTCTTATACAGTGCCATACTACTTAAAGACCAAGTGTAAAAAGCATAATAATATAAGAGAAGGTTATATATATACAAGGGTTGGGGACAGAAATACTCCAATCAATCAGAATGCAAGCGTGCAACAGATAGAAATGCTTTGGAAGAAAAGGTTTGGATTAACTCAACCTCCACTAGTACAAATAGTTAATAGATTAGAGAACAAATTAGAGTGGGTACAGAATGAAGGCACTTATTACAATATTTATAAGCCTCAATTTAAGTTGGAAACAGAATATGACGAGGATGATAGAAATAAAGGTGAGTTTTATGTATATTCCCAAACCAATTCACGATTCATGTACAAAAGCCTAAAGATAGTATGCAGTGGGACTGTATTAAAAGAGTTTCAACTAGTTGTATTGGATAGTGGGAGGTATGAAACACCTGTACCTAAATTGGGTTTTGTAGGTCATGATGAATGGAAGTATAGACACAAATATACCTATAAATATTTTTTGAAGGATAGTATTGAATATAAGATACAGCAGTTTCTATTTGATAGAGAGAATGGAGAAGAAGTGCATGCAAAAACAAGATTTGATGAAGTAGTTTTATATTATGAAAATGAAGAGGAAAAATCAGCGTTTGAATTTTACGTTGAAAACAAACAAAGCCTAATCGAATCATATTTAATCGAAGCCAATGATAGATTCTATGAAATTGATAGCAATAACGAGATGGAAGTCAAGGAATGCAAACACAGGTTGTCAACAGGAATAGCACTCAATAGGGCATTACAAGAGTTTAGGACCTTGTATAAATAA
- a CDS encoding DUF4365 domain-containing protein, with the protein MPNTDWSKLNSLQLGRYAEYFAKMEFASYGLEVYTCEVDDHGVDFIVKDKKGRFCEIQVKSLRNKGYVFMAKSKFDISNKNLYLTLLLFEDGKNPDIFLIPSAAWEVPNEVFVDRNYDKPGQTSKPEYGINISNKNYDILEIFKFEESIEEFI; encoded by the coding sequence ATGCCTAATACTGATTGGTCTAAATTGAACTCTTTACAATTAGGGAGATATGCTGAATATTTTGCAAAGATGGAATTTGCATCCTATGGCTTGGAGGTTTACACATGTGAAGTAGATGATCATGGAGTAGATTTTATAGTAAAGGATAAAAAAGGACGATTTTGTGAAATTCAGGTGAAATCCTTAAGAAATAAGGGATATGTTTTCATGGCTAAAAGTAAGTTTGATATTAGTAATAAGAACTTATATCTAACATTACTATTATTTGAGGATGGAAAGAATCCAGATATTTTTCTAATTCCTTCAGCAGCATGGGAAGTACCAAATGAGGTTTTTGTTGATAGAAATTACGACAAACCGGGACAAACTAGCAAACCAGAATACGGTATCAATATATCTAATAAAAACTATGACATATTGGAGATATTTAAGTTTGAGGAGTCAATCGAAGAATTCATTTAA
- a CDS encoding PD-(D/E)XK nuclease family protein: MSDRTEYKNLKNSMETLDKIFKYLPEKDRKIKTIPRIFNRTYDENFISDFLAYVLDPLQNGVGIEPLIKVIEEYSERGINILHNLTLAEKNNISIMREYTFSNGRRIDILINIQDELIIGIENKIFSSELENQTKDYADSISSSFPDCEYVLLFLTPKGTPPESDDFSSMSYKQLIDQLRKVKFDYRDDIRRKIIFDEFILHVEEYMMNKKSESITDQTRLYLEYQETIEKLNQYFKKDSLMVFEEFEGIIRNIFEEEEWQFNIKQDRKWHTVYKKSWDIKGLFIHHEFWISNENILIRPVLYHMIEIEGRHREVFLTLFDKEYEKIKDEYINKNIIYRPEDRKMAIAYRILDNYFRPDYKEENRLAEEINKCKFIEEAIEKVYKEFLKTI, translated from the coding sequence ATGAGTGATAGAACAGAATATAAAAATCTTAAAAATTCTATGGAGACCTTGGATAAGATCTTCAAATACCTTCCAGAGAAGGATAGAAAAATAAAAACTATACCACGGATATTCAATAGAACATACGATGAGAACTTTATAAGCGATTTTTTAGCATATGTATTAGATCCATTACAAAATGGTGTAGGAATAGAACCATTGATTAAGGTAATAGAAGAATATAGCGAAAGAGGCATAAATATTTTACATAATCTTACTTTGGCAGAGAAAAACAATATTAGCATAATGAGAGAGTATACTTTCTCAAATGGAAGAAGAATTGATATTCTAATAAATATTCAAGATGAATTGATAATTGGAATAGAAAACAAGATATTCTCTAGTGAATTGGAAAATCAAACTAAAGATTATGCAGATAGCATCTCTAGTAGTTTTCCTGACTGTGAGTATGTATTGTTGTTTTTAACACCTAAGGGGACACCACCTGAATCTGATGACTTTTCTTCCATGTCGTACAAGCAGTTGATTGATCAACTAAGAAAAGTAAAGTTCGACTATCGAGATGACATACGGAGAAAAATAATTTTTGATGAGTTTATACTACATGTGGAGGAATATATGATGAATAAAAAATCTGAGAGTATTACAGATCAAACGAGATTATATCTGGAATATCAGGAGACCATAGAAAAATTGAATCAATACTTTAAAAAAGATTCCCTTATGGTATTTGAAGAATTTGAAGGCATAATAAGGAATATTTTCGAGGAAGAAGAATGGCAGTTTAATATAAAGCAGGATAGAAAATGGCATACAGTATATAAAAAGTCATGGGATATAAAAGGACTGTTTATACATCATGAATTTTGGATTTCAAATGAAAACATCTTAATCAGACCAGTCTTGTATCATATGATAGAAATAGAGGGGAGACATAGAGAGGTCTTCTTAACCTTATTTGATAAGGAGTATGAAAAGATTAAAGATGAATATATAAATAAGAATATTATCTATAGACCTGAAGATAGAAAGATGGCCATTGCTTATAGGATACTAGACAATTACTTCAGACCAGATTATAAGGAAGAAAATAGATTGGCAGAAGAAATAAACAAATGTAAGTTTATAGAGGAAGCAATTGAGAAGGTATATAAAGAATTTCTAAAAACTATTTAA
- a CDS encoding TnsD family Tn7-like transposition protein: MNFFPTPYPGELLYSILGRYAVRSGNIGDIHNFEDLFSTRSCIATVELPSRLNALIKNMPINSEYTAEYFINNHTLFPFYAAFISPDRAEEIIDLMKNGKGDVSYIKIGLVSNSIPLNKYFKFCPKCFKEDIDTFGEPYWHRVHQVTGVLICPKHKIPIYNSKDLIRGGNRQRFIISSIENCIVEEKIEYPQKLTEKMIWMVKDAEILLKGNYDFRSQEWFKSQFRARLIEKGYARLNNYIHQKKLREDFINFYSEEYLDIVKASVSTTSQNWLSSMVRNNNRNTYVLRYLLLARFLEIPIDTLFNKKIGLDTENDDLKEDNIDAYQELWDEKLKELVKLNLSIREIAATLNSTPKTIRKSIDKLDIKPFWKYNGGGRYLKKRYIDTDEFKTKLKTSREQWLELLDKYPNKSSNKIKQNNQALYRWLTKYDIEWLRSHARSSDGRRNIVNWEKRDAELIEKVKLAVKAMEEGKPERITWTTIGSRLGVSGWLSKRRDKLPQTKEYIESVKENLRDFQIRKIKWAIDELDKNDKEITFWNLSGTAGVKPRYMESIKENIKSIILKKGHDCKLF, from the coding sequence ATGAATTTCTTTCCTACGCCTTATCCCGGTGAACTACTATACAGTATTCTTGGGAGATATGCTGTAAGGAGTGGTAACATAGGAGATATACATAATTTTGAAGATTTATTTTCAACAAGAAGTTGTATCGCTACTGTAGAATTGCCTTCAAGGCTTAATGCATTGATAAAAAATATGCCAATAAATTCAGAGTATACAGCAGAATATTTTATCAATAATCATACTCTCTTTCCATTTTATGCAGCATTTATTTCTCCAGATAGAGCAGAAGAAATTATTGATCTGATGAAAAATGGTAAAGGTGATGTTTCATACATTAAGATCGGTTTGGTATCAAATTCTATTCCTCTAAATAAATATTTTAAATTTTGCCCTAAATGCTTTAAAGAGGATATTGATACATTTGGAGAGCCATATTGGCATAGAGTTCATCAGGTCACTGGCGTACTCATTTGCCCAAAGCATAAAATTCCTATATATAATAGTAAGGATTTAATTAGAGGTGGAAATCGACAGAGGTTTATAATCTCTTCTATTGAGAATTGTATTGTAGAAGAAAAAATAGAGTATCCACAGAAACTTACTGAAAAAATGATTTGGATGGTTAAGGATGCAGAAATTTTACTTAAAGGGAATTATGATTTTAGATCACAGGAATGGTTTAAAAGCCAGTTTAGAGCAAGACTGATTGAAAAAGGTTACGCTAGATTGAATAACTATATACATCAGAAAAAACTAAGGGAAGATTTTATAAATTTTTATAGTGAGGAATATTTAGATATTGTAAAAGCATCTGTATCTACTACAAGTCAGAATTGGTTATCTTCCATGGTAAGAAATAATAATAGAAACACATATGTATTACGATACTTACTTTTAGCAAGATTTTTAGAAATACCAATAGATACATTATTTAATAAGAAAATTGGATTAGATACAGAGAACGATGATTTAAAGGAAGATAATATTGATGCTTATCAAGAATTATGGGATGAAAAGTTGAAAGAATTGGTAAAGTTAAATCTCTCCATTAGAGAAATCGCTGCTACTTTAAACTCTACTCCTAAAACAATTAGAAAAAGTATTGATAAACTAGATATTAAGCCCTTTTGGAAGTATAATGGAGGGGGAAGGTACCTAAAGAAGAGATACATAGATACAGATGAGTTTAAAACAAAACTAAAAACCTCAAGAGAGCAATGGCTTGAGTTGCTAGATAAATATCCAAATAAAAGTAGCAATAAAATTAAACAGAACAATCAAGCATTATATAGATGGCTTACAAAATATGATATTGAATGGCTACGATCTCATGCCCGCAGTAGCGATGGCAGACGAAATATTGTTAACTGGGAAAAAAGAGATGCTGAACTTATAGAGAAGGTTAAGTTGGCAGTGAAAGCAATGGAAGAAGGCAAACCTGAAAGAATAACATGGACAACCATTGGAAGTAGACTAGGAGTAAGTGGTTGGCTCTCCAAGAGGAGAGATAAATTACCACAAACAAAAGAGTACATAGAATCTGTAAAAGAAAATTTGCGAGATTTTCAAATAAGAAAAATCAAGTGGGCGATAGATGAACTAGACAAAAACGATAAAGAAATAACCTTTTGGAATTTGTCTGGGACAGCAGGGGTTAAGCCTAGGTATATGGAATCTATTAAAGAGAATATAAAGAGTATTATACTAAAAAAAGGACATGATTGTAAGTTGTTTTAA